Proteins encoded by one window of Engraulis encrasicolus isolate BLACKSEA-1 chromosome 23, IST_EnEncr_1.0, whole genome shotgun sequence:
- the LOC134440580 gene encoding zinc finger protein 467-like produces the protein MSSSTLFQGKLVSIMEILVNSAVTDICRLVDDGAAVLHFEISRSKSENENLRLKLQLMERELQTVRKAKKTVNSVGTQCVDLGGRQEISTTIKQEQHSNLQEEKGERIVALPQLIHGQLTNEPSLNHHQESITRHHRNANFTQVNSHQSGRPAEGPNGVTESNVGGYSSGRNCRSLPQSDTTHRDHSSLPLKSENKSSCEQDGKYDHSAHQQEVQPPYHQQQQQVAFSPSEQFSNLKDRTALSSDVCEVEYELNEEDCHQDGRDSRPTRSIQDVSTRHQTRLKQESDTEGNIGGQQSVHAPAPAPGSLDISPQCLYQTSSQLTFALHEATGCGGGVGGGGSATAAGVLDPSGPTAARPHVCPQCGRGFAHTHVLKRHLVVHSGLRPHPCGYCGKRFALRDSLRRHQRIHTGERPYGCHLCGKRFTQRTHLNIHLSVHTGIRPFTCTHCGRSFTQTHVLRRHMRVHAAEGLPFYQEDT, from the exons ATGTCGAGCTCAACTCTGTTCCAGGGCAAATTGGTGTCAATTATGGAGATACTTGTTAATTCAGCAGTGACGGATATTTGCAGGTTAGTAGACGACGGCGCTGCAGTGTTGCATTTCGAAATTTCCCgaagcaaatcagaaaatgaaaaCCTCAGGTTGAAATTGCAGTTAATGGAAAGAGAGTTGCAAACAGTGAGAAAGGCTAAGAAGACAGTGAACTCTGTTGGAACTCAG TGTGTGGACCTCGGTGGGCGCCAGGAGATATCCACCACGATTAAGCAAGAACAACACAGCAATCTtcaagaggagaagggggaaaggaTAGTTG CTCTACCCCAATTGATACATGGCCAACTCACCAATGAACCATCCCTAAACCATCACCAGGAATCCATCACAAGACATCACAGGAATGCTAACTTTACTCAGGTCAACAGTCATCAGTCTGGAAGGCCAGCAGAGGGACCTAATGGCGTGACGGAGTCAAATGTTGGAGGATACAGTTCAGGAAGGAACTGTCGATCACTGCCTCAAAGTGACACAACTCACAGGGACCACAGCAGTTTGCCACTCAAGTCTGAGAACAAGTCGAGTTGTGAACAGGATGGCAAATATGATCACAGTGCACATCAACAGGAAGTTCAACCGCCATatcaccagcaacagcagcaggtcGCCTTCTCTCCCTCAGAGCAGTTCTCCAACCTGAAAGACAGGACTGCCCTCTCATCAGATGTGTGTGAGGTGGAATATGAACTGAATGAGGAAGACTGCCATCAGGATGGCcgggacagtaggcctactaggtcGATACAAGATGTCAGTACTAGACATCAAACGAGACTCAAACAGGAGTCTGATACAGAGGGGAACATTGGTGGGCAACAGTCAGTgcatgcccctgcccctgcccctggttCTTTAGACATTTCACCACAGTGCCTTTATCAAACTTCTTCTCAGTTGACCTTTGCTCTCCATGAAGCCACCGGTTGTGGTGGTGGAGTTGGAGGAGGGGGGTCTGCCACAGCAGCTGGCGTGCTAGACCCTTCTGGGCCGACGGCGGCTCGTCCGCACGTGTGCCCGCAGTGCGGCCGCGGGTTCGCCCACACGCACGTGCTGAAGCGCCACCTGGTGGTGCACTCGGGCCTGCGCCCGCACCCGTGCGGCTACTGCGGCAAGCGATTCGCCCTGCGCGACAGCCTGCGTCGCCACCAGCGCATCCACACCGGTGAGCGGCCCTACGGCTGCCACCTGTGTGGAAAGCGTTTCACGCAGCGCACGCACCTCAACATACACCTGTCCGTGCACACTGGCATACGGCCCTTCACTTGCACGCACTGTGGGCGGAGTTTCACGCAGACGCACGTCCTACGCAGGCACATGCGGGTGCACGCTGCGGAGGGGCTGCCGTTTTATCAGGAGGACACGTGA